The following proteins come from a genomic window of Leptospira bandrabouensis:
- the lon gene encoding endopeptidase La — MEDSLPKQIFLLPIKVRPVFPGIITPLIVPPGRFIQSIEESSKGAGFLGLILLKEDESDLPSEDNIFQIGVVARILKKINLPDGGMNILVNTIQRFKINSIHTKEPALIANVSYPEEELGTSKNNIKALMRTLLILTKELAQNNPLFTEDMKLTMMNVNEPAKMADFVCSILNLEKEEYQSVIEAIQINDRLEKVLLFLKKEIELVVLQKKIQEQINDKIDNQQRQFFLREQLKAIQQELGVGEDKTEIKYDKLLERLKAIPVAEEIIVEIEREIDKFKNSDPISSDYNVIRNYLDLVDALPWEKPAEKDVNLLHAKKILNRDHHKLEDVKERILEFLAVHKLNPKSKGSILCLVGPPGVGKTSIAKSVAEALGRKFYRFSVGGVRDEAEIKGHRRTYIGAMPGKLISALKITKERDTVILLDEIDKMSQGYQGDPQAALLEVLDPEQNSNFRDHYLDLPFDLSDVLFIATANTFEPIPRVLLDRMEVIQLSGYITEEKVQIFQKYLWKKIFEKNGLNPDSFSMKKETVSVLINSYSRESGLRGLEKTFDKLVRKIALKQVLKDKYSKEIREKDLVEYLGPPPFVDDRMTIPKVPGTALGLAWTNAGGSTLLIEAVLIPGKGGLTLTGQMGKMMEESANIALSFVKNYVNNDSLFEKKAIHLHVPDGATPKDGPSAGITMATALLSLVTDRVIAPGFGMTGELTLTGEVLAIGGLREKIVAAKRVGVKKIIFPKDNEKAFQEIPDYVKRGVTFYPVTRFEEVEELVFPKSKGKKR; from the coding sequence GTGGTGGCTCGAATTTTGAAAAAAATCAATCTACCCGATGGTGGAATGAATATTTTAGTAAATACCATTCAAAGATTTAAAATCAATTCCATTCATACAAAAGAGCCCGCATTGATAGCTAATGTAAGTTATCCGGAAGAGGAGTTGGGTACTAGTAAAAATAATATCAAGGCTCTGATGAGAACCTTACTTATTTTGACCAAAGAACTCGCGCAAAACAATCCTCTGTTTACGGAAGATATGAAACTGACTATGATGAATGTGAATGAACCAGCAAAAATGGCTGATTTTGTTTGTTCGATTCTAAACTTAGAAAAAGAAGAATACCAATCTGTCATTGAAGCGATTCAGATCAACGATCGTTTAGAAAAGGTTTTATTATTCTTAAAAAAAGAAATAGAGTTGGTAGTTCTCCAGAAAAAAATCCAAGAACAAATTAACGACAAAATAGATAACCAACAACGCCAATTTTTTCTCAGAGAACAGCTAAAGGCCATCCAACAAGAGTTAGGGGTCGGAGAAGATAAAACCGAAATCAAATACGACAAACTTTTGGAGCGATTGAAGGCCATCCCGGTGGCTGAAGAAATTATCGTAGAAATAGAAAGGGAAATTGATAAGTTTAAAAATTCAGATCCTATCTCCAGTGATTATAATGTCATTCGAAATTATTTAGATTTGGTAGATGCACTTCCTTGGGAAAAACCTGCCGAAAAAGATGTAAATCTACTTCATGCCAAAAAAATTCTCAATCGGGATCATCACAAATTAGAAGATGTGAAAGAAAGAATTTTAGAATTTTTAGCAGTACATAAATTAAATCCAAAAAGTAAAGGATCGATTCTTTGTTTGGTGGGCCCACCTGGTGTGGGTAAAACTTCCATTGCTAAGTCAGTGGCAGAAGCTTTGGGTCGTAAATTTTATCGTTTTTCTGTGGGTGGAGTCAGAGATGAGGCTGAAATCAAAGGACATAGGCGAACTTATATTGGTGCCATGCCTGGTAAACTGATCAGCGCATTAAAAATTACAAAAGAAAGAGACACTGTGATTCTTTTAGATGAAATTGATAAGATGTCGCAAGGATACCAAGGAGATCCACAAGCAGCCTTACTCGAAGTTTTAGATCCTGAACAAAATTCCAATTTTAGAGATCATTATTTAGATTTGCCGTTTGATTTATCTGATGTACTTTTCATAGCAACTGCAAACACATTTGAACCAATTCCTCGAGTTTTACTCGATCGTATGGAAGTCATTCAACTTTCTGGATATATCACAGAAGAAAAGGTACAAATATTCCAAAAATATCTTTGGAAAAAAATCTTTGAAAAAAATGGATTAAATCCTGATTCCTTTTCCATGAAAAAGGAAACAGTATCGGTCCTTATCAATTCTTATTCTAGAGAATCGGGATTACGTGGACTTGAAAAAACTTTCGATAAATTAGTTCGTAAAATTGCCTTAAAACAAGTGTTAAAGGATAAGTATTCCAAAGAAATTCGAGAAAAAGATTTAGTAGAATACTTAGGTCCCCCTCCTTTTGTGGATGATCGAATGACCATCCCAAAAGTCCCTGGAACGGCTCTGGGACTTGCATGGACTAATGCAGGAGGTTCAACACTCCTGATCGAAGCAGTCCTCATCCCAGGTAAAGGTGGACTGACACTTACCGGTCAGATGGGAAAAATGATGGAAGAGTCGGCAAACATAGCATTATCGTTTGTTAAAAATTATGTGAACAATGATAGTTTATTTGAGAAAAAAGCGATTCACTTACATGTCCCAGATGGTGCCACTCCCAAAGATGGGCCTAGTGCTGGGATTACAATGGCTACTGCACTTTTATCACTTGTAACAGATCGTGTGATTGCTCCTGGTTTTGGTATGACCGGAGAACTTACGTTAACTGGTGAAGTGCTTGCTATTGGCGGATTACGAGAAAAAATCGTGGCTGCAAAACGTGTGGGTGTAAAAAAAATCATTTTCCCTAAAGATAACGAAAAGGCATTCCAAGAAATTCCTGATTATGTAAAGAGGGGTGTAACTTTTTATCCTGTGACTCGTTTTGAAGAAGTGGAAGAGTTGGTCTTTCCGAAATCCAAAGGTAAAAAGAGATGA
- a CDS encoding succinate CoA transferase, translated as MAVTNPLIEQKIKTAEEVAALLPQHVTLGCSGFTPAGYPKLIPVAFAKRIEEEKKLGKEFSINLYAGASTGEELDGALAKTGALKLRIPYQSNSHLRNLINQGETDFIDMHLSHVVKYIEHGILPKIDAAIVEAIDVTTDGKIYLSTSSGMSATYIQNAESVYIELTDTHPLELKGYHDVYLPNHHEKGLPINILTPGDRIGLPYIQVPPDKIKGIVRSSKPDASTVFKTPDEDCQNIAAHVLSFIQHEIKKGRIPKEYLPFQNGVGNIANAVLSSMAKDPNFHSIQMYTEVVQDSVFDLIDAGKLEIASTSALTFSDAGLRRFHENISEWKSKFIIRPQEISNHPEVIRRMGLIAMNTAIEVDIYGNVNSTHVMGTSMMNGIGGSGDFTRNSHLCIFMTPSLAKDGNISAVVPMVSHTDHNEHSTMIFVTEQGLADLRGCPPKKRAELIINNCAHPIYRDKLREYYENALRVSKGKHTPHDLERALSWHVQFLKTGSMK; from the coding sequence ATGGCCGTTACAAACCCTTTAATTGAACAAAAAATTAAAACAGCAGAAGAAGTGGCAGCACTTCTCCCCCAACATGTCACTCTAGGATGTTCTGGATTTACACCGGCTGGATACCCTAAACTCATTCCAGTAGCCTTTGCCAAACGAATTGAAGAAGAAAAAAAATTAGGCAAAGAGTTCTCTATTAATTTATATGCCGGTGCTTCCACTGGTGAGGAATTGGATGGTGCATTAGCAAAAACGGGTGCACTAAAATTAAGAATTCCATACCAATCGAATTCGCATCTGCGTAATCTTATCAACCAAGGTGAAACTGATTTCATCGATATGCATTTATCTCATGTTGTAAAATACATCGAACATGGAATTTTACCAAAAATTGATGCCGCTATTGTAGAAGCAATTGACGTAACCACAGATGGAAAAATTTATCTTTCTACTTCTTCAGGGATGAGTGCCACTTACATTCAAAATGCAGAATCAGTTTATATTGAATTAACAGATACTCATCCGTTAGAGTTAAAAGGTTATCATGATGTATATCTTCCCAACCATCATGAAAAAGGACTTCCTATTAATATTCTTACACCTGGGGATCGTATTGGATTACCGTACATTCAAGTCCCACCTGATAAAATCAAAGGGATTGTTCGATCTAGTAAACCAGATGCCTCTACGGTTTTTAAAACTCCTGATGAAGATTGTCAAAACATTGCCGCTCACGTATTGTCGTTCATCCAACATGAAATTAAAAAAGGAAGAATTCCTAAAGAATATCTTCCATTTCAAAATGGAGTAGGGAATATCGCAAACGCAGTTCTTTCTAGTATGGCGAAAGATCCAAACTTCCACTCGATACAAATGTATACAGAAGTAGTTCAGGATTCTGTATTTGATTTGATTGATGCAGGCAAATTAGAAATTGCATCTACCTCTGCGTTGACTTTTTCAGATGCAGGCCTGCGGAGATTCCACGAAAACATATCAGAATGGAAATCTAAGTTTATCATTCGTCCGCAAGAAATATCAAACCATCCAGAAGTGATTCGACGTATGGGACTCATTGCTATGAATACGGCAATCGAAGTTGATATTTATGGAAACGTAAATTCCACTCATGTAATGGGAACATCAATGATGAATGGAATTGGTGGATCGGGTGATTTTACTCGAAATTCCCATTTATGTATTTTTATGACACCATCGCTTGCCAAAGACGGAAATATTTCTGCAGTGGTCCCAATGGTATCACATACAGATCATAATGAACATTCAACTATGATATTTGTAACAGAACAAGGGTTAGCTGATCTTAGGGGTTGTCCTCCTAAAAAAAGAGCAGAACTCATTATTAATAACTGTGCTCATCCCATTTACCGAGATAAACTTCGTGAATATTATGAAAATGCCCTTCGCGTTTCAAAAGGAAAACATACACCTCACGATTTAGAAAGAGCACTTTCTTGGCATGTTCAATTCTTAAAAACGGGAAGTATGAAGTGA
- a CDS encoding transglycosylase domain-containing protein encodes MNHQSNSFVLILEVLYGHLKDLVRFFWVRRVRFLTLGFIFGVFLSFFFLGGAYVVWSGEEARVHKSLEKYRSEVSNFYDSFQPKSVKILDRSGKVMGEFYRRNFRPIRTDNLGKHNVLVWAVLSSEDREFFSHSGLNYTAIGRAVVTNLIQFRLSQGGSTISQQLAKLTLNLGKRNLFNKLTELYCTFYIESQYSKEEILAMYLNQIFLGEGNTGVEEAARYYFRKPASELSPEEAALLVGIIPAPSVYNPVRNLGIALSRQKRVLYDMARNPELHPSQKEIPHKFSDSIELNLKKFRTIYKVKETKDEEGNPKYSSEIGKYGADKDFRVNLAPDFNSEIRRFILERFSNEDLEERGLLVYTTLDLEKQRFAEEALRVGVDSVRADLTKQESDYQSKGKADLAEVTRAILPQLSGSMISLDPETGDIEALVGGYKISNVFRFNRAEEARRQPGSTIKALVYALAFEKRIVNPSSKIKDEKLDISGYSPKNWYKGYKGEITVRQALAQSVNTVSVKLLHEIGISYFIQKLSAILSIPEEEAEARFQRNLSLALGSGELSPMELSVVYATLMNGGRRVTPRKILKITDLDGNEFYSTVPNEAAEQILDPVACAMAINTLQSVLTEEGTMTLKRKEGEPFLYAGKTGTVQSPKLKSSRWKGLKGVRDVWFAGLTPRNVTVVWVGHDEGAPFPGSGSGVSGGIWYRYTQNVKSKLGMGNQLISNFVGDFVKVDVCADDGTIIEPNPDYVCKVPLYAQYYYIGDLPPKRAGFVKQEPVNQNVNLKPEEVEDDDSEISTYDVQGSRIRPTAVDSVELEPPVIENRRVRYNEENP; translated from the coding sequence ATGAACCATCAATCCAATTCTTTTGTTCTCATCTTGGAAGTATTATACGGTCACTTAAAAGATCTAGTTCGCTTTTTTTGGGTTAGGCGAGTCCGTTTTTTGACTTTAGGGTTTATTTTTGGTGTTTTTTTATCTTTTTTCTTTTTGGGTGGGGCGTATGTGGTTTGGTCAGGCGAAGAAGCTCGTGTCCATAAATCGCTAGAAAAATATAGATCCGAAGTTTCTAACTTTTATGATAGTTTTCAACCGAAGTCAGTTAAGATTTTGGACCGCAGTGGAAAAGTTATGGGAGAGTTTTATAGGAGAAACTTCAGGCCCATTCGAACAGACAATTTAGGAAAACATAATGTCCTTGTTTGGGCCGTTCTTTCTTCTGAGGATCGGGAATTTTTTTCCCACTCTGGATTAAACTATACGGCCATTGGTCGTGCTGTAGTGACAAATCTAATCCAATTTCGATTGTCCCAAGGTGGATCTACCATCTCACAACAGTTAGCAAAACTAACTTTAAACTTAGGAAAACGTAATTTATTTAATAAACTAACTGAACTTTATTGCACTTTTTATATCGAGAGCCAATATTCTAAGGAAGAAATTTTGGCCATGTATTTAAACCAAATATTTTTGGGGGAAGGAAATACTGGTGTTGAAGAAGCTGCTAGATATTATTTTCGAAAACCGGCTTCAGAACTAAGTCCAGAAGAAGCAGCCTTACTTGTGGGAATTATCCCCGCTCCTAGTGTATACAATCCTGTTCGCAACTTAGGAATCGCACTTTCCAGACAAAAACGTGTGTTATACGATATGGCAAGGAATCCTGAGCTTCATCCCTCGCAAAAAGAGATTCCTCATAAGTTCTCAGATTCCATTGAACTTAATTTAAAAAAGTTTAGAACCATCTATAAAGTCAAGGAAACCAAAGACGAAGAAGGAAATCCGAAATATTCGAGTGAAATTGGAAAATATGGTGCAGACAAAGATTTTCGAGTTAACTTGGCTCCAGATTTTAATTCGGAAATCAGAAGATTTATATTAGAGCGATTTTCTAATGAAGATTTAGAAGAACGAGGTTTACTTGTATATACAACTTTAGATTTGGAAAAACAAAGATTTGCTGAAGAAGCTTTACGTGTTGGTGTTGATTCAGTAAGAGCAGATCTCACCAAACAAGAATCAGATTATCAAAGTAAAGGAAAAGCTGATTTAGCAGAAGTAACAAGGGCGATTTTACCACAACTAAGTGGATCAATGATTTCTCTTGATCCTGAAACAGGAGATATTGAAGCATTAGTTGGTGGATATAAAATCTCAAATGTTTTTCGATTCAATCGTGCAGAAGAAGCAAGAAGGCAACCTGGTTCCACGATCAAAGCTCTTGTTTATGCATTAGCCTTTGAAAAAAGAATCGTAAACCCTTCCTCAAAAATCAAAGACGAAAAATTAGACATCTCTGGTTATTCACCGAAGAACTGGTATAAGGGCTATAAAGGTGAGATAACAGTTAGACAAGCACTCGCACAATCTGTGAATACAGTCTCCGTAAAATTATTACATGAAATTGGGATTTCGTATTTTATCCAAAAGCTAAGTGCCATTCTTTCCATCCCTGAAGAAGAAGCAGAAGCTAGGTTTCAAAGAAATTTATCGTTAGCACTTGGTTCTGGGGAACTGAGTCCTATGGAACTTTCTGTGGTGTATGCAACTCTTATGAATGGGGGAAGGCGAGTCACGCCTAGAAAAATTTTAAAAATTACAGATTTAGATGGGAACGAGTTTTATAGCACAGTTCCTAATGAGGCCGCAGAACAAATATTAGATCCTGTTGCTTGTGCTATGGCTATCAATACTTTACAATCTGTCCTTACAGAGGAAGGAACAATGACTTTAAAGCGAAAAGAGGGAGAACCTTTTTTATACGCTGGAAAAACAGGAACTGTTCAATCTCCCAAACTTAAATCCTCAAGATGGAAAGGATTAAAAGGAGTTCGTGATGTATGGTTTGCTGGACTTACTCCTAGAAATGTAACCGTTGTTTGGGTGGGGCATGATGAAGGAGCACCTTTCCCTGGTTCAGGATCTGGGGTTTCTGGTGGGATTTGGTACCGTTATACACAAAACGTAAAATCAAAACTCGGAATGGGAAATCAGTTGATTTCTAATTTTGTAGGGGATTTTGTAAAGGTGGATGTTTGTGCTGATGATGGTACTATCATTGAACCAAATCCAGATTACGTCTGTAAGGTGCCTTTGTATGCGCAGTACTATTATATTGGAGATTTACCGCCGAAAAGAGCTGGTTTTGTAAAACAAGAGCCTGTAAATCAAAATGTTAATCTCAAACCAGAAGAGGTTGAGGATGATGATTCAGAAATTTCTACTTATGATGTGCAAGGAAGTCGAATTCGGCCAACTGCTGTGGATTCGGTAGAATTGGAACCTCCCGTTATAGAAAATCGACGAGTGCGGTATAACGAAGAAAATCCTTAG
- a CDS encoding zinc ribbon domain-containing protein, producing the protein MDFLLYLYCLLFGIILVAPFLVFYYRFRLDESPFGKDEGAYLKPLTEKKNNLLDSLKDIRSDFDSGKLTEEEFQTQSLPYIEALDSLEAELKEKKANVATLPTPKINENWTCANCGSFVAVPGAKFCPNCGTSRLA; encoded by the coding sequence ATGGATTTTCTCTTATATCTGTATTGTTTGCTATTTGGAATCATTCTGGTTGCGCCTTTTTTAGTCTTTTATTACAGATTCCGACTGGATGAATCACCCTTTGGTAAAGATGAAGGAGCTTATCTAAAACCTCTTACAGAAAAGAAAAACAATTTGTTAGATTCACTGAAAGACATTCGTTCCGACTTTGATTCGGGCAAATTGACAGAGGAAGAATTCCAAACCCAATCCCTTCCTTATATTGAAGCTTTGGATTCTTTAGAAGCAGAACTTAAAGAAAAAAAGGCAAATGTGGCAACTCTCCCCACTCCCAAAATCAACGAAAATTGGACTTGTGCTAACTGCGGTTCGTTTGTTGCCGTTCCCGGTGCAAAATTCTGTCCTAATTGTGGAACAAGTCGTTTAGCTTAA
- a CDS encoding ABC transporter ATP-binding protein, translating into MKIYRKLWPYLAKYKYRLSIGIFLSIFVSIFNGASLTSLIPIFDSLGTGENYKFQIALTKKDQTLLSEYNKPNQLEGLKYWEWQFANLKQKTNEELADKKPDDLVYLFCLIILPIYFLKLLCLAGTVYFVNSAGLLAVSDLRQALYKKLQVLPLNEFYREKTGVLMSRVINDVDIVGKVVSNDLKDAINDFFYIVTHLIILLVLSWKLFFLLFIVIPLIVGPVSTFADRIRRTTKNQQEQLSELNGDLQEVISGIRVIRAFSMEDKEADRFFKVNQNLSDKTFKTHFYHQIGPALTELSGSVVTMVFLGIGAYLLEDASFSKGMFIAFFLTLIFLMRPLKQMSILVNLIQASVIASDRVFEILGRDVDIKEPEVPNSLGPLSKSIEYKNVSYLYPNTDIYALKNINLSLPRGGTIAIVGSSGAGKSTLVDLLPRLIDPSEGGIFWDGVNAKDISLDNLRQRIGVVSQNIFLFNGSIRENIAFGKPDASEEEVRRAAEDAFASEFIEAFEEGYDTIVGERGVMLSGGQRQRISIARTLLANPEVLILDEATSALDTESERLIQQAFVRLYENKTVIIIAHRLSTVKIADTIYYLENGEIVESGSHTDLLKNQNSKYKRLYDMQFSGSNK; encoded by the coding sequence GTGAAGATTTACCGAAAACTCTGGCCATACTTGGCAAAATACAAATACAGACTCAGTATTGGTATATTTCTGTCTATATTTGTTTCTATATTTAATGGGGCCTCCCTCACGTCTCTGATTCCTATTTTTGATTCCTTGGGTACTGGTGAAAATTACAAGTTCCAAATTGCTCTTACCAAAAAAGACCAAACCTTGCTTTCAGAATACAACAAACCAAACCAACTCGAGGGACTCAAATACTGGGAATGGCAATTTGCCAATCTCAAACAAAAAACAAACGAAGAACTGGCAGATAAAAAACCGGATGATCTTGTATATCTATTTTGTTTAATCATCCTTCCTATTTACTTTTTGAAACTCCTATGTCTTGCGGGAACAGTTTACTTTGTCAATTCAGCAGGTCTACTTGCTGTCAGTGATCTTAGACAAGCTCTCTATAAAAAACTGCAAGTATTACCATTAAATGAGTTCTATCGTGAAAAGACTGGTGTACTTATGAGTCGGGTGATCAATGACGTGGATATTGTTGGAAAAGTCGTTTCCAATGACTTAAAAGATGCGATCAATGATTTCTTTTATATAGTCACTCATTTGATCATCTTACTTGTATTAAGTTGGAAATTGTTTTTTTTATTATTTATTGTAATTCCGCTGATTGTGGGACCTGTCAGTACATTCGCTGATCGAATCAGACGAACCACAAAAAACCAACAAGAACAGCTATCTGAGTTGAATGGGGATCTTCAGGAAGTAATTTCTGGAATTCGAGTGATCCGAGCATTTTCAATGGAAGATAAAGAAGCCGACCGATTTTTTAAAGTAAACCAAAACCTTTCAGATAAAACTTTTAAAACACATTTTTACCACCAGATAGGTCCCGCCTTGACAGAGTTATCTGGTTCCGTTGTGACTATGGTTTTTTTAGGAATAGGGGCTTACTTATTAGAAGATGCAAGTTTTTCAAAAGGGATGTTCATTGCTTTTTTTCTAACCTTGATTTTTTTGATGCGCCCGTTAAAACAGATGAGTATTCTTGTGAATTTAATCCAAGCTTCTGTCATTGCAAGTGATCGTGTATTCGAAATTTTGGGAAGAGATGTTGATATTAAGGAACCGGAAGTCCCAAATTCTTTAGGTCCACTTTCTAAGTCCATTGAGTATAAAAACGTTTCTTATTTATATCCTAATACAGATATTTATGCACTGAAGAATATCAATCTTAGTTTGCCCCGTGGCGGAACCATTGCGATTGTTGGTTCTTCTGGAGCAGGTAAATCAACGTTAGTTGATCTTTTGCCAAGATTAATCGATCCCAGTGAAGGTGGGATTTTTTGGGATGGTGTAAACGCAAAAGATATCAGTTTAGATAATTTACGCCAACGTATCGGTGTGGTTTCGCAAAATATCTTTTTATTTAACGGTTCGATTCGTGAAAATATTGCTTTCGGAAAACCGGACGCATCTGAGGAAGAAGTGAGAAGAGCAGCCGAAGATGCCTTCGCCTCTGAGTTTATAGAAGCCTTTGAAGAAGGGTATGATACCATTGTCGGAGAACGTGGAGTGATGTTGTCGGGTGGTCAAAGACAAAGGATTTCTATTGCAAGGACTTTACTTGCCAACCCAGAAGTATTGATTTTGGATGAGGCAACTTCTGCTTTAGATACAGAATCGGAGCGCCTGATTCAACAAGCATTTGTTAGGTTGTATGAAAACAAAACGGTTATCATCATTGCTCACCGTTTATCTACGGTCAAAATTGCAGACACAATTTATTATTTAGAAAACGGTGAAATCGTAGAAAGTGGAAGTCATACTGATTTATTAAAAAACCAAAACTCTAAATACAAACGTTTGTATGATATGCAGTTTTCAGGTTCTAATAAATGA
- a CDS encoding ABC transporter substrate-binding protein encodes MRTLSLVFFLLSLTFCQKETPHFDLKIALPSDPAHLDPLFLTDLSGQKLAKFLHQGLFTREKNGFLSPWILSYKKLPHAKNEVWRFQLHSHAPSLSDIEYSLSRLIFESYPRKGDYQFLISVRLFKENQIDLEFKPGTKETEWKEKLSLPFASIIGKEEWKKGILKSYGKYKLSTWKKNEFLDLELQSKTDLEFPKKIRFLILPQSSTSLFLYKKHQLDAFKLTDFLLSLPEANSEFTLTKRGRSVQYVAINQNNPCFDIHFRKALNLAIPREMIIQKLLENHADFTYGPVPFTYMEGISKFQVIPKETYDPKLAIEELKRSTCFSKLKTTKLEFRMRGDDENQAKGRAIKQALEEIGLKIQIKPIEKAPLYKENGEGKGDLTLLTWYSDFDSVWNFLDPLFHPNKVGNGGNRSFYKNAEVGKILDQPFKNDKDALQVIERIREDKPWIFLWSIQENYLVSKDFLRYTALVDFL; translated from the coding sequence ATGAGAACCTTATCCCTTGTTTTCTTTCTCTTGTCCCTCACTTTTTGCCAAAAGGAAACTCCCCATTTTGACTTAAAAATTGCTCTTCCCTCTGATCCGGCACATTTGGATCCCCTTTTCCTGACTGATTTGTCAGGTCAAAAATTAGCAAAGTTCCTCCACCAAGGATTATTTACTCGAGAGAAAAATGGTTTTCTTTCTCCATGGATTCTTTCTTACAAAAAACTTCCACACGCAAAAAATGAAGTCTGGCGCTTCCAACTGCATTCCCATGCACCGAGTCTTTCCGATATCGAATACAGTTTATCCCGTTTAATTTTTGAATCCTATCCGAGAAAAGGGGATTACCAATTCTTAATTTCTGTTCGTTTGTTTAAAGAAAACCAAATCGATTTAGAATTCAAACCAGGTACCAAAGAAACAGAGTGGAAAGAAAAACTCAGTTTGCCTTTTGCTTCCATCATTGGAAAAGAGGAATGGAAAAAGGGAATTTTAAAGTCTTACGGAAAATACAAACTCAGCACTTGGAAAAAAAATGAATTTTTAGACTTAGAGTTACAAAGCAAAACAGATCTTGAGTTTCCTAAAAAAATTCGATTTTTAATTTTACCACAATCCTCCACTTCTTTATTTTTATACAAAAAACACCAATTAGATGCATTCAAACTTACAGACTTTCTACTTTCCTTACCCGAAGCTAATTCTGAATTCACTCTGACAAAAAGAGGAAGGTCTGTTCAGTATGTGGCAATCAACCAAAACAATCCATGTTTTGATATTCATTTTCGTAAAGCGCTCAATTTAGCAATCCCCCGCGAAATGATCATTCAGAAATTATTAGAAAACCATGCAGATTTCACTTATGGACCTGTTCCTTTTACCTACATGGAAGGAATATCAAAGTTTCAAGTTATCCCAAAAGAAACTTATGATCCAAAACTGGCGATAGAGGAACTAAAAAGATCCACTTGTTTTTCAAAACTGAAAACGACAAAATTAGAATTTAGAATGCGAGGTGATGATGAAAACCAAGCAAAAGGGAGAGCCATCAAACAGGCATTAGAGGAAATAGGACTAAAGATCCAAATCAAACCAATTGAGAAAGCTCCCTTATATAAAGAAAATGGAGAAGGCAAAGGAGACCTTACATTACTCACTTGGTATTCCGATTTTGATTCGGTTTGGAATTTTTTAGATCCACTCTTTCATCCGAACAAAGTTGGTAATGGAGGGAACCGCTCTTTCTATAAAAATGCGGAGGTAGGTAAAATTCTGGACCAACCTTTTAAAAATGATAAGGATGCCCTTCAAGTTATTGAAAGAATTCGCGAAGACAAACCTTGGATTTTTCTTTGGTCCATCCAGGAAAACTATTTAGTATCTAAGGATTTTCTTCGTTATACCGCACTCGTCGATTTTCTATAA